The Leptospira terpstrae serovar Hualin str. LT 11-33 = ATCC 700639 genome includes a region encoding these proteins:
- a CDS encoding transglycosylase domain-containing protein codes for MSEPSPKYLCPHCQKASRLPEPIPRVGKYQLTCAHCKEKVILNFTDYRFEILQVVTKEPQIPEGAQSFQPFKIPTPPIAKSNSFKERTESKSKPFWERKVVFEREPEVRTPRPKPLKQRLISGRGKSPKFSYVKLAFTVTSLCLFLFILGFSYFVAGVLTTKKEVPMYLETLSKNIPTKILDRNGQMVSEIFQKRTSTLHLQDYPEDMISILLNIEDQKFFFHGGIDYSAILRAFFKNIINLSYKQGASTITQQLARIILDDRRKSLNRKWREAQLAFALESVLTKEQILETYMNHVYLGHGAFGFGEGIKFYFQKNPMELSKEEMVLLASLPSAPNKYSPLKNPEDSYTRVRAILQMFRNRGIYPNLDRDKFVSFYHNLSTRSPNETVFGSRQDIAPYVTEHVRGILSSLEGDKNIYESGGYTVETTLDRGAQELIGPMVREYLTKNRKSGKIQKKRVRLKPESPMDLAFRQKMEEVAILNEIVWNTDSLDSEKDTSAVQAAIVGIQPNTGQVLFIHGGEEFNSQNQFNRATQMRRQTGSSIKAVLYASAIDAGVIQAGTRILDAPLYYRGGGGKEWAPENLGGSFDGEISLRTALVKSKNTAAVQVAERLGSAGIERYFTKYFFPNDAEKKARYRGDLSLALGTLEISPLEMASAFTGFVNQGTVKRPYLIQRIKNAKGVVLYEAGGTDEFKLKLPPERQVIRPDTAEVMVSLLRDSGRASGVRSGGYAGDLIGKTGTTNDYKDAWFVGARPDLALAVWIGYDNPKFGMGGSGLGGAVAAPLWGEIVSSIDKKNIIPKIQFSQPVYAKSYKICSLTGKLASPTCPATNELYLSDHPPEGICTEDHKSVQSENKDLMKGLY; via the coding sequence ATGTCGGAACCTTCTCCTAAATACCTTTGTCCCCATTGCCAAAAGGCTTCTCGGTTACCAGAACCAATTCCGAGAGTCGGTAAGTATCAGTTAACATGTGCTCATTGCAAAGAAAAGGTAATTCTTAACTTTACAGACTATCGTTTCGAGATTTTGCAAGTAGTGACCAAAGAACCTCAGATTCCTGAGGGCGCTCAGTCCTTCCAACCTTTTAAAATTCCTACACCACCAATCGCAAAATCAAATTCCTTTAAAGAAAGAACGGAATCAAAATCAAAACCATTTTGGGAAAGAAAGGTTGTCTTTGAAAGAGAACCAGAAGTTCGGACACCTAGACCCAAACCATTAAAACAAAGACTCATCAGTGGGAGAGGAAAATCTCCAAAGTTTTCTTATGTCAAACTGGCATTTACGGTTACTTCCCTTTGTTTGTTTTTATTTATACTTGGGTTTTCATACTTTGTAGCTGGAGTGCTCACTACAAAAAAAGAAGTGCCTATGTATTTGGAGACTTTATCCAAAAACATACCCACTAAAATTTTGGATCGTAATGGACAAATGGTAAGTGAAATTTTTCAAAAACGAACTTCCACCTTACATTTGCAAGACTATCCAGAAGATATGATTTCTATTCTATTGAATATCGAAGATCAAAAGTTTTTCTTTCATGGAGGGATTGATTATTCTGCTATCCTTCGTGCCTTTTTTAAAAATATCATCAACTTAAGTTATAAACAAGGTGCTTCCACCATTACACAACAGTTAGCAAGAATCATTTTAGATGATCGTCGCAAAAGTTTAAACCGTAAATGGAGAGAAGCACAACTGGCATTTGCTTTAGAATCAGTGCTAACCAAAGAACAAATTTTGGAAACCTACATGAACCATGTTTACTTGGGGCACGGTGCTTTTGGTTTTGGTGAAGGCATTAAATTTTATTTTCAAAAAAATCCAATGGAGCTCAGTAAAGAAGAAATGGTTCTATTAGCATCACTTCCTTCTGCACCTAACAAATACTCTCCACTGAAAAATCCTGAAGATTCCTATACTCGTGTTAGGGCCATATTACAAATGTTTCGGAATCGGGGAATTTATCCTAATTTAGATCGAGATAAGTTTGTTAGTTTTTATCATAATCTATCTACTCGTTCTCCGAATGAAACTGTTTTTGGTTCGAGACAAGACATTGCCCCTTATGTAACAGAACATGTTCGAGGAATTTTATCATCCTTAGAGGGAGATAAAAATATTTATGAAAGTGGTGGGTATACAGTAGAAACCACTTTGGATCGCGGAGCACAAGAACTGATTGGTCCCATGGTACGTGAGTATCTAACAAAAAACAGAAAGTCCGGAAAAATCCAAAAAAAACGAGTCCGATTGAAACCGGAGTCTCCTATGGATTTAGCTTTTCGGCAGAAAATGGAAGAAGTTGCCATCTTAAACGAAATAGTATGGAATACTGATAGTTTAGATTCTGAAAAAGATACTAGTGCTGTCCAAGCAGCCATTGTAGGAATTCAACCAAATACAGGTCAGGTGTTATTTATTCATGGGGGTGAGGAATTTAATTCACAAAACCAGTTTAATCGAGCCACTCAAATGCGTAGACAAACAGGAAGTTCCATCAAGGCAGTGTTATACGCCTCGGCCATTGATGCCGGTGTGATCCAAGCAGGAACAAGAATATTAGATGCACCTTTGTACTACCGTGGTGGAGGTGGAAAGGAATGGGCTCCTGAAAACTTGGGTGGAAGTTTTGATGGAGAAATTTCTCTAAGGACTGCGCTTGTGAAATCAAAAAACACAGCAGCCGTACAAGTAGCAGAACGATTGGGAAGTGCTGGGATTGAACGTTATTTTACGAAATATTTTTTCCCGAACGATGCAGAAAAGAAAGCTCGTTATCGGGGTGATTTGTCTTTGGCTTTGGGAACATTAGAAATCTCTCCCTTGGAGATGGCATCTGCGTTTACAGGATTTGTAAACCAAGGAACTGTGAAACGACCTTACCTCATCCAAAGAATTAAAAATGCAAAAGGTGTGGTTTTGTATGAAGCGGGTGGCACAGACGAATTCAAATTAAAACTTCCACCAGAACGCCAAGTGATTCGTCCTGATACCGCCGAAGTGATGGTATCTTTACTTAGAGATAGTGGACGTGCGAGTGGAGTACGGAGCGGTGGTTATGCGGGAGACCTCATTGGTAAAACGGGAACCACAAATGATTATAAAGACGCTTGGTTTGTGGGCGCAAGGCCAGACTTAGCATTGGCTGTATGGATTGGATACGACAATCCAAAATTTGGAATGGGTGGTAGTGGACTTGGGGGAGCGGTGGCAGCACCACTTTGGGGAGAGATTGTATCCTCTATCGATAAAAAAAACATCATTCCAAAAATTCAATTTAGCCAACCTGTATATGCAAAGTCTTATAAAATTTGTTCTTTAACAGGTAAACTTGCATCTCCCACATGTCCTGCAACCAATGAACTCTACCTTTCCGATCATCCACCAGAAGGAATTTGTACAGAGGATCATAAGTCTGTGCAATCAGAGAACAAAGATTTGATGAAAGGATTGTATTAA
- a CDS encoding SPL family radical SAM protein: MFKTFSHIYIEEGIKDHVRTKEILAKFPNAIPVLIRHYKDSFNRNSQNFRIQKETPKLILAEKKDQFLYPGSDFSPNFSHQHFYYNTMALNCIYDCEYCYLQGMFPSANLVLFVNWEDFFSATNTFLEENKSLYLALSYDTDLLALESFFPATKSWLKFAESQPNLSLEIRTKSTNYSQIANCPPNPNVILAWTLSPQTIIETIEHGTPSLQARLKAIGHAIRDGWKVRICIDPILRVPNWQIHYQSLADTLGKELKVEGITDISFGGFRMNIDFLKRMVDARKDSSILFHAFEKKDKIVSYSELETEEILELMSTALHKHFSPSQIKVSYS, from the coding sequence ATGTTTAAAACATTTTCTCATATTTATATTGAAGAAGGGATCAAAGACCACGTTCGAACCAAAGAAATATTAGCAAAATTCCCAAATGCCATTCCGGTTTTGATTCGGCATTATAAAGATAGTTTTAATCGAAACTCACAAAACTTTCGCATCCAAAAAGAAACTCCCAAGTTGATTTTAGCTGAAAAAAAGGATCAATTTTTATATCCAGGAAGTGATTTTTCACCTAACTTCTCTCATCAGCACTTCTATTACAATACAATGGCACTCAATTGTATTTATGACTGCGAATACTGCTATTTACAAGGAATGTTTCCTTCCGCCAATCTCGTGTTATTTGTGAATTGGGAAGATTTTTTTTCTGCTACAAATACCTTTTTAGAGGAAAACAAATCACTCTACCTTGCCTTGTCTTACGACACAGATCTTTTGGCATTGGAATCTTTTTTTCCTGCAACCAAATCTTGGCTAAAGTTTGCAGAATCTCAACCAAATTTAAGTTTAGAGATAAGAACTAAGTCAACTAACTATAGTCAAATTGCAAACTGTCCTCCTAACCCCAACGTGATTTTGGCCTGGACTTTAAGTCCACAAACCATTATTGAAACCATCGAACATGGAACTCCATCTTTACAAGCCAGACTAAAAGCCATAGGCCATGCCATCCGCGATGGATGGAAGGTTCGTATCTGCATTGATCCGATATTGCGAGTTCCGAATTGGCAAATCCATTACCAATCGTTAGCCGATACATTAGGGAAAGAACTAAAGGTTGAGGGCATTACAGACATTAGTTTTGGTGGTTTTAGAATGAATATTGATTTTCTGAAAAGGATGGTGGATGCCAGAAAGGACTCTTCCATTTTATTTCATGCTTTTGAAAAAAAAGATAAAATAGTTTCTTATTCAGAATTAGAAACAGAAGAAATTTTAGAACTAATGTCAACAGCCTTACACAAACATTTTTCTCCTTCTCAAATAAAAGTAAGTTATTCCTGA
- a CDS encoding glutathione peroxidase — protein MQRKVLFAIFLLTSFSIYAGGKKMSFHDFKSVSIQGKEVSLSEYKGHPVLVVNVASKCGYTPQYEGLEKIHQSYKDKGLKVVGFPSNDFGGQEPGTETQIAEFCKLNFGVTFDLMKKTKVLGNDKDPVYQFLTENAKEKGDVKWNFEKFLIDKDGKVVYRFPSGTKPESAELKQAIETLL, from the coding sequence ATGCAAAGAAAAGTTTTGTTTGCCATTTTTCTCTTAACCAGTTTCTCTATCTATGCCGGAGGAAAAAAGATGTCATTCCATGATTTCAAATCCGTATCCATCCAAGGGAAAGAAGTTTCCCTTTCCGAATACAAGGGACACCCAGTACTTGTAGTCAACGTAGCATCTAAGTGTGGTTATACGCCGCAATATGAAGGTCTTGAAAAAATTCACCAGTCCTATAAAGACAAAGGATTGAAAGTGGTTGGTTTTCCTTCCAATGATTTTGGAGGTCAGGAGCCAGGCACTGAAACACAAATTGCTGAGTTTTGCAAACTAAACTTTGGAGTCACTTTCGACCTTATGAAAAAAACCAAAGTCCTTGGAAATGATAAAGATCCCGTTTATCAGTTTCTCACTGAGAATGCAAAAGAAAAAGGGGATGTAAAATGGAACTTCGAAAAATTCCTAATCGATAAAGACGGTAAAGTAGTTTACCGGTTTCCTTCGGGAACCAAACCAGAAAGTGCGGAGTTAAAACAAGCGATTGAAACCCTTCTTTAG
- a CDS encoding adenylate/guanylate cyclase domain-containing protein produces the protein MKKRAILLFLSCVFFGLSDCAEVNRNKPIAKEGMMDLSSWDFSKDGNITLDGEWEFYWKQTKRGIQIDTELGREPKYIYQTIPSNWKGVDWFGEPLGGFGYATYKLKVFFPENTPILAFHNLDLSSAYRLYINGKLVVEQGSFGINPNYFEPSYKSVLMDLEPVSGETEIVYEISNFHYSKGGFWESMELGERRMLYDKVNRSYQITSFLAGSIFLWALYHLGLFVMRRQDKASLFISLFSLLIVMRLLTIGERNILNIFPNMPMDFLIRLEFATIYTATIVFAYFYRLVFPNTVGQKTMWVLGILITPFLASLFLPVAIFSAQIHFFQIFLILVCVRITIAIIMAYRSDTVGAGLSLIGFSFVFGTVVHDILYQNNVINTMNLTPFGFLGFILFQGYILSYGFTRAYLSIEKLKERLEVSNKELNILKEGLEDIVVERTHELENSKANIERLNEFAKTLNTSLELDSILAKAFDYLNEEVFCDSMILLLVDAENSKIIYHKSVVSPNSGLALESKLQGVSFPLDPSAGLFYHVYKRNRPFRFAKVWESRLNESNQKFVQLIGKHPGMIIPLSSQGKVIAMLALFSEQKGTSFSRMQLQLVENTAENIATAVTNSILVEEMNREKFIAENARMQMENAKNEVVKLNEFTKKINSESSLSQIIEEMFNYILKTFEIEATLLQLIDTKKKELYTYNTTIPTYATDEQLLFAKSFRVPLNEKGGIIYKTYLRKRALFVPKPPKRYESELDEQIFSKLSLTSFVAVPLVVQNEVIGMAYFTSYQKPMEVTREVLRRIAGFCDQIAGAIQNSLLLQITEEERKKSERAKAEIQKMNEFAKNVNSQNNLENILAEIFGFIRKNYKIEHCVLYFLDKEYNEFRYLNHSGFDLLVDENINYFKSLRFPLREESGFIYKCFKRKRHFYMKHIPKTMPYVIDKQITEKSGMKGFLISPLVNNDEVVAMAVYGISDENIQLTTDEVNSIVGVSEHIASAINNHFLLKKIEEEKQRSDSLLLNILPKNVAEELQKKGRVNPVEFENVTLLMTSFPGFSQITGQLTPEELIEGLDLYFSRFDEIIKAQGMEKLRMTGDMYLAAGGLPVGNFTHAVDACLAALQIKNEVIRMMEDFRDIPFRPNGITIAIHSGPVVAGVIGKSKFNYDVWGKTVTQTQAIRRGGVGVPINISLETMEKVKRLFHIDNQRQINTYEGDQFPIYELLSLKPDLSDDTGFLPNEKFGRLYTQQKRGAKILIK, from the coding sequence ATGAAGAAAAGAGCCATTTTACTATTTCTATCTTGCGTGTTCTTTGGATTGTCCGACTGCGCGGAAGTCAATCGCAACAAACCAATCGCGAAAGAAGGAATGATGGACTTATCTTCATGGGATTTTTCTAAAGATGGAAACATCACCCTTGATGGGGAATGGGAATTTTATTGGAAACAAACAAAGAGAGGAATCCAAATTGACACCGAACTCGGCAGGGAACCTAAGTACATCTACCAAACAATACCATCCAATTGGAAAGGTGTCGACTGGTTTGGGGAACCTCTTGGTGGATTTGGTTATGCGACATATAAGCTAAAAGTATTTTTTCCAGAAAACACTCCGATTTTAGCCTTTCACAACTTAGATCTCTCCTCTGCATACAGATTGTACATCAATGGCAAACTGGTTGTAGAACAAGGAAGTTTCGGCATTAATCCCAATTACTTTGAACCATCTTATAAATCTGTTCTTATGGATTTAGAACCTGTTTCTGGTGAAACAGAAATTGTATATGAAATTTCCAACTTCCACTATTCCAAAGGTGGGTTTTGGGAAAGTATGGAACTAGGCGAAAGACGAATGTTATACGACAAAGTCAATCGTAGTTACCAAATTACATCTTTTCTTGCCGGTAGTATTTTTCTTTGGGCCTTGTATCATTTGGGTTTGTTTGTGATGCGAAGACAAGACAAAGCCAGTCTTTTTATTTCCCTATTCAGCTTACTCATTGTTATGCGCCTTCTAACAATTGGTGAAAGAAATATACTTAATATCTTTCCCAATATGCCAATGGATTTTCTCATCCGCTTGGAATTTGCCACCATCTACACAGCAACTATTGTTTTTGCCTACTTTTACCGCTTAGTATTTCCCAATACCGTAGGCCAAAAAACCATGTGGGTACTTGGAATCCTAATTACACCGTTTCTTGCCTCTTTATTTTTACCAGTTGCCATCTTCAGTGCACAAATCCATTTTTTCCAAATCTTTTTAATCTTAGTCTGCGTAAGGATCACTATCGCCATCATCATGGCTTACAGGTCTGACACTGTGGGTGCAGGTCTTTCTCTAATTGGATTTAGTTTTGTATTCGGAACGGTTGTACATGATATCCTATACCAAAACAATGTAATCAACACAATGAACCTGACTCCTTTTGGATTTTTAGGATTTATTTTGTTCCAAGGATACATTCTCTCTTATGGATTCACAAGAGCTTACCTCTCCATTGAAAAACTAAAAGAAAGATTAGAAGTATCCAATAAAGAGCTAAACATCCTGAAAGAAGGACTAGAAGACATTGTTGTTGAAAGAACTCATGAATTAGAAAATTCCAAAGCAAACATAGAACGCCTAAACGAATTTGCTAAAACATTAAATACCTCTCTTGAGTTAGACAGCATTCTCGCCAAAGCATTTGATTATTTGAATGAAGAAGTTTTTTGCGACTCAATGATTCTACTTTTAGTAGATGCAGAAAATTCAAAAATCATTTATCACAAATCTGTAGTATCTCCTAACTCCGGATTGGCGTTAGAATCTAAATTACAAGGAGTGAGTTTTCCTTTAGATCCGAGTGCAGGATTATTTTATCATGTTTACAAAAGAAATCGTCCCTTCCGATTTGCAAAAGTTTGGGAATCACGTCTTAACGAATCAAACCAAAAATTTGTACAATTAATTGGAAAACATCCTGGGATGATCATTCCTCTGAGTTCACAAGGCAAAGTCATTGCTATGTTGGCACTTTTTAGTGAACAAAAAGGGACTAGTTTCTCTAGAATGCAACTGCAACTTGTAGAAAATACCGCGGAAAACATTGCAACAGCGGTCACCAACTCCATTCTCGTGGAAGAAATGAACCGTGAAAAATTCATTGCGGAAAACGCAAGAATGCAAATGGAAAATGCCAAAAACGAAGTTGTGAAACTAAACGAATTCACAAAAAAAATCAATTCGGAATCAAGCCTTTCGCAAATCATTGAAGAGATGTTTAATTACATCCTAAAAACATTTGAAATCGAAGCAACTCTCCTCCAACTCATCGACACAAAGAAAAAAGAATTATACACATATAATACAACCATCCCTACTTATGCAACAGACGAACAATTGTTATTTGCTAAGTCCTTCCGAGTTCCATTAAACGAAAAAGGGGGGATCATTTACAAAACTTATTTAAGAAAACGAGCCTTGTTTGTTCCCAAACCTCCCAAACGTTATGAATCCGAGTTAGACGAACAAATTTTTTCAAAGCTCAGTCTCACTTCCTTTGTTGCAGTCCCTCTAGTAGTGCAGAATGAAGTGATTGGTATGGCGTATTTCACATCCTACCAAAAACCTATGGAAGTCACAAGAGAAGTACTCCGAAGGATCGCAGGATTTTGTGACCAAATTGCTGGTGCAATTCAGAACTCACTTCTATTACAAATCACTGAAGAGGAACGTAAAAAATCCGAACGAGCCAAGGCAGAAATCCAAAAGATGAATGAGTTTGCAAAAAACGTAAACTCTCAAAATAATTTAGAAAACATCCTTGCAGAAATATTTGGATTCATTCGGAAAAACTACAAAATCGAACATTGTGTCCTATATTTTTTAGACAAAGAATACAACGAGTTCCGATACCTGAATCACTCAGGCTTTGATTTGTTAGTTGATGAAAACATAAATTATTTTAAATCCCTTCGTTTTCCCCTCCGGGAAGAAAGTGGGTTCATATATAAATGTTTTAAAAGAAAACGCCACTTCTATATGAAACACATTCCAAAAACGATGCCGTATGTTATAGACAAACAAATAACAGAAAAATCAGGTATGAAAGGTTTTCTAATCTCTCCTCTTGTTAACAATGATGAAGTTGTTGCTATGGCTGTATATGGTATCAGCGATGAAAACATTCAACTAACTACTGATGAGGTAAATTCCATCGTAGGTGTTTCCGAACACATTGCCAGTGCCATCAACAACCACTTTTTACTCAAAAAAATTGAGGAAGAAAAACAAAGATCCGATTCCCTTTTACTCAATATCCTTCCTAAAAACGTAGCTGAAGAATTACAGAAAAAAGGGAGAGTCAATCCTGTAGAATTTGAAAACGTAACTCTCTTAATGACTAGTTTTCCTGGATTTTCACAGATCACAGGACAACTCACTCCCGAAGAACTGATTGAAGGATTGGATTTATATTTTTCACGATTTGATGAAATCATCAAAGCCCAAGGTATGGAAAAACTTCGTATGACCGGAGATATGTATTTAGCAGCAGGAGGACTTCCTGTGGGAAATTTTACCCATGCAGTGGATGCTTGTCTTGCCGCCTTACAAATCAAAAACGAAGTAATACGAATGATGGAAGACTTTAGGGACATCCCATTCCGTCCCAATGGAATCACCATCGCTATCCATTCCGGGCCGGTAGTTGCAGGAGTCATCGGCAAATCAAAGTTTAATTATGATGTTTGGGGAAAAACTGTGACACAAACCCAAGCCATCCGCCGTGGAGGGGTGGGTGTTCCCATCAACATCTCTTTGGAGACAATGGAAAAAGTGAAACGCCTATTCCATATAGACAACCAACGCCAAATCAATACATACGAAGGTGACCAGTTCCCTATTTATGAATTATTATCCTTAAAACCTGACTTGTCTGATGATACAGGATTTTTACCTAACGAAAAATTTGGAAGATTGTATACGCAACAAAAACGCGGAGCCAAAATTCTAATCAAATGA
- a CDS encoding DUF4345 domain-containing protein, translating to MNKKERTLQFLFFLVFLIGLSGGITNLIRGVSIIFPDGTSVTPYADNVYRYLAGILLGASFIALWIALTIRKQGDLVYIMGAAVFLSGMGRLISMVTVGMPTEARLYIYVSLELSLPIVMWILQFLRQKDIVSQ from the coding sequence ATGAACAAAAAAGAAAGAACCTTACAGTTTCTATTTTTCCTAGTGTTTCTGATTGGCCTATCTGGTGGAATTACCAATTTGATTCGAGGTGTTTCTATCATCTTTCCTGATGGAACGTCAGTGACTCCTTATGCGGACAATGTATATCGATATTTAGCAGGGATACTTCTTGGAGCAAGTTTCATTGCTTTATGGATTGCTCTTACCATTCGCAAACAAGGTGACCTAGTTTATATCATGGGTGCTGCTGTTTTTTTGTCTGGAATGGGACGTTTGATTTCTATGGTTACTGTCGGAATGCCAACAGAAGCCAGGCTCTATATATATGTTAGTTTAGAACTCAGTTTGCCTATCGTTATGTGGATACTACAATTCTTAAGACAAAAAGATATTGTTTCTCAGTAA
- a CDS encoding ChaN family lipoprotein, with amino-acid sequence MKPFFSLFWPAFFLILLFVLGISAEEVSKSVQIVRTSTAETVTIAEVVKESFKFDVIVLGEEHDNQDIHRFYEALFKSISEVESTSLSLEMLEQDQQNIVNEFIKGTISESHFLSSITHWKNFKTDYLPLVSIAKEKKCNVVAANPPRRYVNVISRKGLSAYREFSDIAIQYLPPAYSLEKYLTEDYKQRLTALFSEGHGTGHGVENQYLILGQATWDQGMAEAISREFYKTKKKVVHLNGRFHSDRKGGVVHRLREMGLSVLVLSGFVKDREESSEFVKIADFVILTNGR; translated from the coding sequence TTGAAACCCTTCTTTAGTCTGTTTTGGCCTGCGTTTTTTTTAATTCTCCTGTTCGTCTTGGGAATTTCTGCTGAGGAAGTTTCCAAGTCCGTACAAATCGTTCGGACATCGACGGCAGAAACGGTTACGATTGCCGAGGTTGTTAAAGAATCTTTCAAATTTGATGTCATTGTATTGGGAGAAGAACATGACAACCAAGACATCCACCGTTTCTACGAAGCATTGTTTAAAAGTATCTCGGAAGTAGAATCTACTTCCTTGTCTTTGGAAATGTTGGAACAGGACCAACAAAACATTGTCAATGAATTTATAAAAGGAACTATTTCAGAATCACATTTTCTATCTTCAATCACTCATTGGAAAAACTTTAAAACCGACTATCTACCGTTAGTATCCATAGCTAAGGAAAAAAAATGTAATGTAGTTGCGGCCAATCCTCCTCGGCGTTATGTAAATGTAATTTCCAGAAAGGGTTTGTCTGCCTATCGTGAGTTTTCCGATATAGCAATCCAATATCTACCTCCTGCCTATAGTTTGGAAAAATACCTTACGGAAGATTACAAACAAAGGTTAACTGCTCTCTTTTCAGAAGGGCATGGGACAGGCCACGGAGTTGAAAATCAATACTTGATTTTGGGACAAGCCACTTGGGACCAGGGAATGGCTGAAGCAATTTCCCGTGAATTTTACAAAACAAAAAAGAAGGTGGTCCACTTAAACGGTCGCTTTCATTCGGACAGAAAGGGTGGTGTCGTGCACAGACTACGAGAAATGGGGCTTTCCGTCTTAGTTCTCTCTGGATTTGTCAAAGATCGGGAGGAGAGCAGTGAATTTGTGAAAATCGCTGATTTTGTAATTTTAACAAACGGCCGATAA